One window from the genome of Paracoccus zhejiangensis encodes:
- a CDS encoding ferredoxin--NADP reductase: protein MTLDLTVTDATAAAKPAKTMPDAQTVTAVRHWNDHLFSFRVTRPASLRFRSGEFVMIGLPGDNGKPLLRAYSIASPNWDDELEFYSIKVPDGPLTSKLQHIQPGDEIILRPKPVGTLVLDALLPGKRMWFLATGTGIAPFASLMRDPETYERYEQVIMMHTCRNADELAYGRELVENLRHDPLLGELYGEEFASRLLYYPTTTREETPFMGRITDNLTSGKVFTDLNLPPMSIENDRAMICGSLAFNVDVKAVLEGFGLAEGANSDPKQFVVEKAFVGDGV, encoded by the coding sequence ATGACGCTGGACCTTACCGTGACCGACGCGACCGCTGCCGCCAAGCCGGCCAAGACCATGCCCGATGCGCAGACCGTGACCGCGGTGCGCCACTGGAACGATCACCTGTTCTCGTTCCGCGTGACCCGTCCGGCCAGCCTGCGCTTCCGCTCGGGCGAGTTCGTCATGATCGGCCTGCCGGGCGACAATGGCAAACCGCTGCTGCGCGCCTATTCCATCGCCTCGCCCAACTGGGATGACGAGCTGGAATTCTATTCGATCAAGGTTCCGGATGGCCCGCTGACGTCGAAGCTGCAGCACATCCAGCCGGGAGACGAGATCATCCTGCGTCCGAAGCCCGTGGGCACGCTGGTTCTCGACGCGCTGTTGCCGGGCAAGCGCATGTGGTTCCTGGCCACGGGCACCGGCATCGCGCCCTTCGCCAGCCTGATGCGCGACCCCGAGACCTATGAGCGCTACGAGCAGGTCATCATGATGCATACCTGCCGCAATGCCGACGAACTGGCCTATGGTCGCGAGCTGGTCGAGAACCTGCGCCACGACCCGCTGCTGGGCGAGCTTTACGGCGAGGAATTTGCCAGCCGCCTGCTCTACTACCCGACCACCACCCGGGAAGAGACGCCCTTCATGGGTCGCATCACCGACAACCTGACCTCGGGCAAGGTCTTCACCGACCTGAACCTGCCGCCCATGTCGATCGAGAACGACCGCGCCATGATCTGCGGCAGCCTTGCCTTCAACGTCGATGTGAAGGCGGTGCTGGAAGGCTTCGGCCTCGCCGAAGGTGCAAACTCGGACCCGAAGCAATTCGTGGTCGAAAAGGCCTTCGTCGGCGACGGCGTCTGA
- a CDS encoding Lrp/AsnC family transcriptional regulator: protein MSEHASQNAAHAQTPVRLDEVDRKILSLLQEDASLSLDQIADRVGASKTPVWNRIRKLREAGVIRRQVAILDPEALGLEACFFVLIRTSEHEKDWAARFLKALRERPEVIEAHRLAGDIDYILKVQVRNARAYDRFYQSLIAEVRIHNVTALLSMEEIKNSTALPIPEATL, encoded by the coding sequence ATGTCGGAACATGCTTCCCAGAATGCTGCACATGCACAAACACCTGTCCGTTTGGACGAGGTAGACCGCAAAATCCTGTCCCTGCTGCAAGAGGACGCCAGCTTGTCGCTGGACCAGATTGCCGACCGGGTGGGGGCCTCGAAAACGCCTGTCTGGAACCGGATCCGCAAGCTGCGCGAGGCCGGGGTGATCCGCCGGCAGGTGGCGATTCTGGACCCCGAGGCGCTGGGGCTGGAGGCCTGTTTCTTCGTGCTGATCCGCACCAGCGAACACGAGAAAGACTGGGCCGCGCGCTTCCTGAAGGCGCTGCGCGAGCGGCCCGAGGTGATCGAGGCGCATCGCCTTGCCGGGGACATCGATTACATCCTGAAAGTACAGGTGCGGAACGCCCGCGCCTATGACCGCTTCTACCAGTCGCTGATCGCCGAGGTCAGGATTCATAATGTCACGGCGCTGTTGTCGATGGAGGAGATCAAGAACTCCACCGCGCTTCCCATCCCCGAGGCGACCCTCTAG
- the iscR gene encoding Fe-S cluster assembly transcriptional regulator IscR has protein sequence MKLSTKGRYAIIALTDLAIAKPDELTSLAEIAARQDISLAYLEQLFVRLRRAGLVDSVRGPGGGYRLARTPETIRIAEVLEAVDETVSAMHVGAGASGGVSGSRAQTLSNRLWESLSAHVYVFLHNHTLADVAKNQLLPCPALPRLFSVVDD, from the coding sequence ATGAAGCTCTCGACCAAGGGGCGTTACGCGATCATCGCGCTGACCGATCTGGCCATCGCCAAGCCCGACGAGTTGACCTCGCTGGCCGAGATCGCGGCGCGTCAGGACATCTCGCTGGCCTACCTTGAGCAGCTGTTCGTCCGGCTGCGCCGCGCCGGGCTGGTCGACAGCGTGCGCGGCCCCGGCGGCGGCTACCGCCTCGCCCGGACGCCCGAAACCATCCGCATCGCCGAAGTCCTCGAAGCCGTGGACGAGACGGTCAGCGCCATGCATGTGGGCGCCGGCGCCTCGGGCGGCGTGTCGGGCTCGCGCGCACAGACGCTGTCAAACCGGCTGTGGGAGAGCCTTTCGGCCCATGTCTACGTGTTCCTGCACAACCACACGCTGGCAGATGTGGCGAAGAACCAGCTGCTGCCCTGCCCGGCCTTGCCGCGCCTCTTCAGCGTCGTGGACGACTGA
- a CDS encoding alpha/beta hydrolase — translation MPELIFAGPEGRLEGRYHPQPGKPDAPIAIVLHPHPQYGGTMNNRVVYNLHYAFYNMGFTVMRFNFRGVGRSQGEFDQGIGELSDAASALDYLQAMNPNSKHCWVAGFSFGAWIGMQLLMRRPEITGFISVAPQANVYDFSFLAPCPSSGLIVNGTADRVAPPKDTHSLVGKLREQKGITVTHEEIEGADHFFRDDEVHMKPMIDLVQTYVRRRLTETSR, via the coding sequence ATGCCCGAGTTGATTTTTGCCGGCCCCGAAGGCCGTCTGGAAGGCCGCTATCATCCGCAGCCCGGCAAGCCCGACGCGCCCATCGCCATCGTGCTGCATCCGCATCCGCAATATGGCGGAACGATGAACAACCGGGTGGTCTATAACCTGCATTACGCCTTCTACAACATGGGCTTCACCGTGATGCGGTTCAATTTCCGCGGTGTGGGCCGTTCGCAGGGCGAGTTCGACCAGGGCATCGGCGAATTGTCCGACGCCGCCTCGGCGCTGGATTACCTGCAGGCGATGAACCCGAATTCCAAGCATTGCTGGGTCGCGGGCTTCAGCTTTGGTGCCTGGATCGGGATGCAACTGCTGATGCGCCGCCCCGAGATCACCGGCTTCATCTCGGTCGCGCCGCAGGCCAATGTCTATGATTTCAGCTTCCTCGCGCCGTGCCCCTCGTCGGGCCTGATCGTGAACGGCACCGCCGACCGCGTGGCGCCGCCCAAGGACACCCATTCACTGGTCGGCAAGCTGCGCGAGCAGAAGGGGATCACCGTCACCCACGAGGAAATCGAGGGCGCGGACCACTTCTTCCGCGATGACGAGGTGCACATGAAGCCGATGATCGATCTGGTGCAGACCTACGTGCGGCGACGGCTGACAGAGACCAGCCGTTGA
- the arsH gene encoding arsenical resistance protein ArsH, producing MRLINLPDPDHLPALDRAMFNPDVAAGLGPTDPPVKVALLFGSLRERSYSRFAAEEAARLLRLMGAETRIFDPSDLPFPDQHKDGHPAIGELRDLAVWSDAMVWSTPETHGQMSGLMKAQIDHIPLSIGAVRPTQGRCLALMQVNGGSQSFNAVSNMRILGRWMRMFTIPNQSSIARAHEQFDEQGRMRPSPFYDRIVDVMEELIRFTVLTRPHRDQLVDRYSERIEAGKKAEAIRQKL from the coding sequence ATGCGGCTGATCAACCTGCCCGATCCCGACCACCTGCCGGCGCTGGACCGGGCGATGTTCAACCCCGATGTTGCGGCGGGGCTGGGGCCGACCGATCCGCCGGTCAAGGTGGCGCTGCTGTTCGGCAGCCTGCGCGAACGCAGCTATTCCCGCTTTGCCGCCGAGGAGGCCGCGCGGCTTCTGCGGCTGATGGGGGCCGAGACACGGATCTTCGACCCCTCGGACCTGCCTTTCCCCGACCAGCACAAGGACGGCCACCCGGCCATCGGCGAATTGCGCGATCTGGCCGTCTGGTCGGATGCGATGGTCTGGTCCACGCCCGAGACCCATGGCCAGATGTCGGGGCTGATGAAGGCGCAGATCGACCATATCCCGCTGTCCATCGGCGCCGTCCGCCCCACGCAGGGGCGCTGCCTCGCGCTAATGCAGGTGAACGGCGGCAGCCAGAGCTTCAACGCTGTCAGCAACATGCGCATTCTCGGCCGCTGGATGCGCATGTTCACCATCCCGAACCAGTCCTCGATCGCCCGCGCACATGAACAGTTCGACGAGCAGGGGCGAATGCGCCCCTCGCCGTTCTATGACCGGATCGTCGACGTGATGGAGGAGCTGATACGCTTCACCGTCCTGACCCGGCCGCATCGCGACCAACTGGTCGACCGATACTCCGAACGGATCGAGGCCGGGAAGAAGGCCGAGGCGATCCGGCAGAAGCTCTGA
- a CDS encoding DUF934 domain-containing protein: protein MSDSETIIVRDDGFHPQGEAAEVTLAPDSSPEELVDHLHRSLIAIDFPAMTDGRGFTLARRLRALGYEGRLRATGKLIADQYAMARRVGFDEVEIPADLAKRQPQEQWLARADWQDWNHRDRLAG, encoded by the coding sequence ATGAGCGACAGCGAAACCATCATCGTCCGCGACGACGGGTTTCATCCGCAGGGCGAAGCCGCCGAGGTCACGCTGGCCCCGGACAGTTCGCCCGAGGAGCTGGTGGATCACCTGCATCGCAGCCTGATCGCCATCGATTTCCCGGCCATGACCGACGGGCGCGGCTTTACGCTGGCCCGCCGGCTGCGCGCCCTCGGCTATGAAGGCCGGCTGCGCGCGACGGGCAAGCTGATCGCCGATCAATATGCCATGGCCCGCCGCGTGGGCTTCGACGAGGTCGAGATTCCCGCCGATCTGGCCAAGCGCCAGCCGCAGGAGCAATGGCTGGCCCGCGCCGACTGGCAGGACTGGAACCACCGCGACCGCCTTGCCGGCTGA
- a CDS encoding Pycsar system effector family protein — protein MAKKKKDRSAEDGQEADLSRQDLTSISAETDDGDHPAMTLSDPEPEPDTGTMAANGHDAGSRKKGKKGKKDKAEPEVLGSNKAVETMFRNAYRAELDTIALAATKANIMISLNGFIISALMISGAFIFASSPAFLLPAGVFMFTAAVSIIFALLSASPERADLIGAVWGWMRDVAARRARLRDLRARVLVAQEPAPSEDLNVLIYEDRVRLTREDYWSRMQALMRDREQVYYRMSDQLYWLGAVADRKFRLLNLSYTSFRWGLLASVVTFIGLKGVIAAIGTASSENIVRLRNLGIGSFEAIYEPSAVQQLSDGRILVVEDEATRAMNLLTLSEDGSLSEDRATGLRMARSFGRQLNDLEGLTIDAQDRVYAITSHSLTNKGERNPDREQLLRFRVSGGSVGDIHSFAQLRDALASDPVVTEALAAELGEEPDFDDLNIEGLAYVRQSGHLYLGLRAPLANDRSIIIAIENPDQVFDGGAAPRFGPPMLLDLQGGGIRALSFDPILGSFLMVNEIEGYEGNRYSQLWSWSGAPSVRPEPIALPDIINLNNVESIDSITFAGEPRLLIMSDEGSEKKNEPARYMMLDYEQLAP, from the coding sequence ATGGCGAAAAAGAAGAAGGACCGATCGGCCGAAGACGGTCAGGAGGCTGACCTGTCCCGACAAGACCTTACCAGCATCAGTGCCGAGACCGATGACGGCGACCATCCCGCCATGACCCTGTCAGATCCCGAACCCGAACCGGACACTGGGACGATGGCCGCGAACGGTCACGACGCCGGTTCCCGGAAGAAGGGCAAGAAGGGGAAGAAGGACAAGGCCGAACCAGAGGTGCTTGGGTCGAACAAGGCAGTCGAGACGATGTTCCGCAACGCCTACCGGGCGGAACTGGACACCATCGCCCTGGCCGCGACCAAGGCCAATATCATGATCTCGCTGAATGGCTTCATCATCTCGGCGCTGATGATCTCGGGCGCCTTCATCTTCGCCTCCTCGCCCGCCTTCCTGCTGCCCGCCGGCGTCTTCATGTTTACCGCCGCCGTCTCGATCATCTTCGCGCTGCTCTCGGCCTCGCCCGAGCGCGCCGACCTGATCGGCGCCGTCTGGGGCTGGATGCGCGATGTGGCCGCGCGTCGCGCCCGACTGCGTGACCTGCGCGCGCGGGTTCTGGTGGCGCAGGAGCCCGCGCCGAGCGAGGATCTGAACGTGCTGATCTACGAGGATCGCGTGCGGCTGACGCGCGAGGATTACTGGTCGCGGATGCAGGCGCTGATGCGCGACCGCGAGCAGGTCTATTACCGGATGAGCGATCAACTCTACTGGCTGGGTGCCGTCGCCGACCGCAAGTTCCGCCTGCTGAACCTGTCCTATACCAGCTTCCGCTGGGGACTTCTGGCCTCGGTCGTCACCTTCATCGGGCTGAAGGGGGTCATCGCTGCCATCGGCACCGCCAGCAGCGAGAATATCGTGCGATTGCGTAACCTTGGCATCGGTTCCTTCGAAGCGATCTACGAACCTTCGGCTGTCCAGCAGCTCTCGGATGGCCGCATCCTCGTGGTCGAGGACGAGGCGACGCGAGCGATGAACCTGCTGACGCTGTCCGAGGATGGCAGCCTCAGCGAGGACCGGGCCACCGGGCTGCGCATGGCCCGCAGCTTCGGACGGCAGTTGAACGATCTCGAGGGGTTGACCATCGACGCACAGGATCGCGTCTATGCCATCACCTCGCATTCGCTGACCAACAAGGGCGAGCGCAATCCCGACCGCGAACAGTTGCTGCGCTTCCGTGTCTCGGGTGGCAGCGTCGGCGACATCCACAGCTTCGCCCAGTTGCGCGACGCGCTGGCCAGCGATCCGGTGGTCACCGAGGCACTGGCCGCAGAACTGGGCGAGGAGCCCGATTTCGACGATCTGAACATCGAGGGACTGGCCTATGTGCGTCAGAGCGGCCATCTCTATCTCGGCCTGCGCGCGCCCCTGGCGAATGACCGATCGATCATCATCGCCATCGAGAATCCCGACCAGGTCTTCGACGGCGGCGCCGCACCGCGCTTTGGCCCGCCCATGCTTCTCGACCTCCAGGGCGGCGGCATCCGCGCGCTCAGCTTTGACCCAATCCTCGGCAGCTTCCTGATGGTGAACGAGATCGAGGGATACGAGGGCAACCGCTATTCGCAGCTCTGGTCATGGTCGGGCGCGCCGAGTGTTCGCCCCGAACCGATCGCCCTGCCCGACATCATCAACCTGAACAACGTCGAATCCATCGACTCGATCACCTTCGCCGGGGAGCCGCGCCTCTTGATCATGAGCGACGAGGGCAGCGAAAAGAAGAACGAGCCCGCGCGCTACATGATGCTGGATTACGAGCAACTGGCGCCGTGA
- a CDS encoding nitrite/sulfite reductase — protein sequence MFDARPIDTEYVRHRAAQFRAQVARRLDGSLTEDEFRPLRLMNGVYLQLHAYMLRVAIPYGTISPDQMRTLALLGSKWDKGYGHFTTRQNIQFHWPKLVDIPDMLDALAAVGMHAIQTSGNTIRNTTTDVFAGAAADELTDPRPYAELIRQWSTDHGEYQFLPRKFKIAISAGKRDRALVTAHDIGLRIVEQDGKLGFQVWVGGGLGRTPMLGVVIRDFLPEEDLLPYLEAIIATYNLSGRRDNKYKARIKITVSERGIDVFRAETEEEFIRRRAAFKGVDREALAGYRAHFAAPEFRVAPTDGYEAARAARPAFRSWTDTNLHAHRAPGYASVVVTLKAPGATPGDATSEQMLLLADLAEKYGHGDLRINHDQNVVLAHVHVSDLPAIYDALLPAGLATANAGKTSDIIACPGMDYCTLATARSIPIAQDIADHFRAEGLEDEIGQLKIRISGCINACGHHHLGHIGILGLDRAGVENYQITLGGDGFDIPAIGERAGAGFPAEEVVPAIDRLMRAYLEQRENANEPFIDTYRRLGVAPFKAALYPEKADA from the coding sequence ATGTTTGATGCACGCCCCATCGATACCGAATATGTCCGCCACCGCGCCGCGCAGTTCCGCGCGCAGGTGGCGCGGCGCCTTGACGGCTCGCTGACCGAGGACGAGTTTCGGCCGCTGCGGCTGATGAACGGCGTCTATCTGCAGCTTCATGCCTATATGCTGCGAGTGGCCATTCCGTATGGCACGATCAGCCCCGACCAGATGCGCACGCTGGCGCTTCTGGGCAGCAAGTGGGACAAGGGCTACGGCCATTTCACCACCCGGCAGAATATCCAGTTCCACTGGCCGAAGCTGGTCGATATCCCGGATATGCTGGACGCGCTGGCCGCCGTCGGCATGCACGCCATCCAGACCTCGGGCAACACCATCCGCAACACCACCACCGACGTCTTCGCCGGTGCCGCCGCGGACGAGCTGACCGATCCCCGCCCCTATGCCGAGCTGATCCGGCAATGGTCGACCGACCATGGTGAGTACCAATTCCTGCCGCGCAAGTTCAAGATCGCCATCTCGGCCGGCAAGCGCGACCGCGCGCTGGTGACGGCCCATGACATCGGCCTGCGCATCGTCGAGCAGGATGGCAAGCTGGGCTTCCAGGTCTGGGTTGGCGGTGGCCTTGGCCGCACGCCGATGCTGGGCGTGGTAATCCGCGACTTCCTGCCGGAAGAGGACCTGCTGCCCTATCTGGAAGCGATCATCGCCACCTACAACCTCTCCGGCCGCCGCGACAACAAGTACAAGGCCCGGATCAAGATCACCGTGTCCGAGCGCGGCATCGACGTGTTCCGCGCCGAGACCGAAGAGGAATTCATCCGCCGCCGCGCCGCCTTCAAGGGCGTCGACCGCGAGGCGCTGGCCGGCTATCGCGCCCATTTCGCCGCGCCCGAGTTCCGCGTGGCGCCGACCGATGGTTACGAGGCCGCCCGCGCCGCTCGCCCGGCCTTCCGCAGCTGGACCGACACCAACCTGCACGCGCACCGCGCGCCGGGCTATGCCAGCGTCGTCGTCACCCTGAAGGCTCCGGGCGCCACGCCGGGCGATGCAACCTCGGAACAGATGCTGCTGCTGGCCGATCTGGCCGAGAAATACGGCCATGGCGACCTGCGCATCAACCACGACCAGAACGTCGTGCTGGCCCATGTCCATGTCTCGGACCTGCCGGCGATCTATGACGCGCTGCTGCCTGCCGGGCTTGCGACCGCCAATGCCGGCAAGACCAGCGACATCATCGCCTGCCCCGGCATGGATTACTGCACGCTGGCGACCGCCCGCTCGATCCCGATCGCGCAGGACATTGCCGATCATTTCCGCGCCGAGGGTCTCGAAGACGAGATCGGCCAGCTGAAGATCCGCATCTCGGGCTGCATCAACGCCTGCGGCCATCACCATCTGGGCCATATCGGCATCCTCGGGCTGGACCGCGCGGGCGTCGAGAACTACCAGATCACCCTCGGCGGTGACGGCTTCGACATTCCGGCCATCGGCGAGCGTGCCGGCGCGGGCTTCCCCGCCGAAGAGGTGGTGCCTGCCATCGACCGGCTGATGCGCGCCTACCTGGAGCAGCGCGAGAACGCGAACGAACCCTTCATCGACACCTATCGCCGCCTTGGCGTCGCACCGTTCAAGGCCGCGCTCTATCCGGAGAAGGCCGATGCTTGA
- the arsC gene encoding arsenate reductase (glutaredoxin) (This arsenate reductase requires both glutathione and glutaredoxin to convert arsenate to arsenite, after which the efflux transporter formed by ArsA and ArsB can extrude the arsenite from the cell, providing resistance.), which produces MAGDYTIWHNPRCSTSRFVLEALRRGGIEPVVRDYQKDPPSADELRAVLAAMDGTPRDLLRRKGDLYLEMGLDDPGLTDEQLLNVLSSHPQLIERPLVIAPMGTVLCRPKDRVFDLLPQSQTT; this is translated from the coding sequence ATGGCGGGCGACTATACGATCTGGCACAATCCGAGATGTTCGACCTCGCGCTTTGTGCTGGAGGCACTGCGGCGCGGCGGCATCGAGCCGGTGGTGCGGGATTACCAGAAGGACCCGCCATCGGCTGATGAATTGCGTGCGGTCTTGGCCGCGATGGACGGCACGCCACGCGACCTGCTGCGGCGCAAGGGCGATCTCTATCTCGAGATGGGCCTGGACGATCCCGGGTTGACCGACGAGCAGCTGCTGAATGTGCTGTCGTCGCATCCGCAATTGATCGAGCGTCCGCTGGTGATCGCGCCGATGGGCACCGTGCTGTGCCGCCCCAAGGATCGGGTCTTCGATCTGCTGCCGCAGAGCCAGACGACCTGA
- a CDS encoding phosphoadenylyl-sulfate reductase has product MLDGTLDSRAARLNDRYRHHAATEVLRRAVKDPELGRVALVSSFGAESVVLLHMVSVVAPGLPVLFIDTQMLFPETLAYQREVAQKLGLTNVQVIQASEAEIARHDPDGTLHQFNTDACCDLRKTVPLEAALSGFDAWITGRKRFQGGQRTELEFFEPEPPSRLRINPLAHWRSSDVQDYMIENNLPRHPLVAKGYPSIGCAPCTSPVKPGEDPRAGRWRGSEKTECGIHFIGGRMVRVPQGGKVPA; this is encoded by the coding sequence ATGCTTGATGGCACGCTTGACAGCCGTGCCGCGCGCCTGAACGACCGGTATCGCCACCACGCGGCGACCGAAGTTCTGCGCCGCGCGGTCAAGGACCCCGAGTTGGGTCGGGTGGCACTGGTCTCGTCCTTCGGGGCGGAATCGGTGGTGCTGCTGCACATGGTCAGCGTCGTTGCCCCCGGCCTGCCGGTCCTCTTCATCGACACGCAGATGCTGTTCCCCGAGACGCTGGCCTATCAGCGCGAGGTGGCGCAGAAGCTGGGGCTGACCAATGTACAGGTGATCCAGGCCTCCGAGGCCGAGATCGCCCGCCATGACCCCGATGGCACGCTGCACCAGTTCAACACCGACGCCTGCTGCGACCTGCGCAAGACCGTTCCGCTGGAAGCCGCGCTCTCGGGCTTTGACGCCTGGATCACCGGGCGCAAGCGTTTCCAGGGCGGCCAGCGGACCGAGCTCGAATTCTTCGAACCCGAGCCCCCCTCGCGCCTGCGCATCAACCCGCTGGCACATTGGCGTTCCAGCGACGTGCAGGATTACATGATCGAGAACAACCTGCCCCGGCATCCGCTGGTGGCCAAGGGCTATCCCTCGATCGGCTGCGCGCCCTGCACCTCGCCGGTGAAACCGGGCGAAGATCCGCGTGCCGGCCGTTGGCGCGGTTCGGAAAAGACCGAATGCGGCATTCACTTCATTGGCGGACGCATGGTGCGTGTACCGCAGGGCGGAAAGGTTCCGGCATGA
- a CDS encoding DUF2849 domain-containing protein → MSKAFTPTIAKPGVITANNLREGHNVWMCEDGWTADPAQATIFEDEAIADLALLKAIGQSNIVVGPYLVEARRGPNGPEPTHFREAFRQRGPSNYFHGIQAEKKAANENAAVHALEASHV, encoded by the coding sequence ATGAGCAAAGCCTTCACACCGACGATTGCCAAACCCGGCGTCATCACCGCGAACAATCTGCGCGAAGGCCATAACGTCTGGATGTGCGAGGATGGCTGGACCGCCGATCCCGCGCAGGCGACGATCTTCGAAGACGAGGCGATTGCCGACCTCGCCCTGCTCAAGGCCATCGGTCAGTCCAACATCGTCGTCGGCCCCTATTTGGTCGAGGCCCGTCGCGGCCCCAACGGCCCGGAGCCCACGCATTTCCGCGAGGCCTTCCGCCAGCGCGGCCCGTCGAACTATTTCCACGGCATCCAGGCTGAGAAGAAGGCCGCCAACGAAAATGCCGCCGTCCACGCGCTCGAGGCCAGCCATGTTTGA